The Acetomicrobium flavidum genome window below encodes:
- a CDS encoding sensor histidine kinase, whose protein sequence is MTVRRRIMLLIVGTGLVSGFLFSGVVFYELVEQSFRLLDSMLEEEAYKVIELLKHEKGQPNLHIDDGYWIVIYDRQSSKVIFRSNLADFVRLPSVKPNSAVTIRDVVVNDAYGKSKVEAFRLRAFPIFLGDKDYIVQVGRSLGKVEEEIRELVWGIPLGLIFSVLILILISHFVTGKILKPIGQMKDLARDISEKNLEQRLPVNEQGDEFNELALTINQMLDRLQYSFMRQRNFLFDTSHELKTPLATIRLAIGEICSSDIDSLSPSIRDNLLRLNHQVLRMERLVKDLLDMSSLETLSGLDLKPVHLTELLSALIEDYQLLSDARSITMEVNLPENLWVKGDEEKLRRAFSNLLDNAIKYNEDGGQIAIRAEREVAETVVIIENTGPGVPEEDLPKVFDQFYRVEKSRSLDYGGSGLGLPIVKRIVELHRGKVDIESKPGVRTRVIVRLPGYNAR, encoded by the coding sequence ATGACCGTAAGAAGAAGGATTATGCTTCTCATCGTCGGAACAGGTTTGGTGTCAGGCTTTCTCTTCTCCGGCGTGGTGTTTTATGAGCTTGTAGAGCAATCGTTCAGGCTTTTAGATTCCATGCTTGAGGAGGAAGCTTATAAGGTTATAGAGTTGTTGAAACACGAAAAAGGACAGCCCAATTTGCATATAGATGACGGGTACTGGATCGTGATTTACGACCGACAAAGCAGCAAAGTCATCTTTCGCTCAAACCTGGCAGACTTCGTCAGGCTTCCTTCGGTAAAACCAAACTCTGCTGTCACCATAAGAGATGTAGTCGTAAACGATGCCTACGGTAAAAGCAAGGTCGAAGCGTTCAGGCTTAGGGCCTTTCCGATTTTCTTAGGCGATAAAGATTACATCGTTCAAGTCGGTCGTTCCTTGGGAAAGGTTGAGGAAGAGATAAGAGAGCTGGTTTGGGGTATCCCACTTGGCCTCATTTTTTCTGTTTTAATTTTGATCCTCATCAGTCACTTTGTAACGGGCAAAATACTAAAACCCATAGGTCAAATGAAAGATTTGGCACGAGATATAAGCGAGAAGAATCTAGAACAGCGGCTTCCCGTAAATGAGCAAGGGGATGAGTTTAACGAACTGGCGCTGACGATAAATCAGATGCTTGACCGATTGCAGTATTCTTTCATGAGACAGAGAAACTTTCTTTTCGATACATCTCATGAGCTTAAAACCCCGCTTGCTACCATAAGATTGGCCATCGGCGAAATCTGCTCTTCGGATATTGACAGCCTTTCTCCTTCGATAAGGGATAACCTTCTCAGATTGAACCATCAAGTGTTGCGAATGGAGCGGTTAGTCAAGGATCTTCTTGACATGTCATCACTGGAAACCCTTTCCGGCCTCGATCTAAAGCCGGTACATTTAACCGAATTGCTTTCGGCTTTAATAGAGGATTACCAACTTTTATCTGACGCACGCAGCATCACGATGGAGGTCAATCTCCCGGAAAATCTGTGGGTCAAAGGCGACGAGGAAAAATTACGTCGTGCCTTCTCAAATCTTTTAGACAACGCAATTAAATATAACGAGGATGGCGGACAGATAGCGATAAGGGCTGAACGGGAGGTCGCAGAGACGGTAGTAATTATTGAAAATACCGGGCCGGGAGTGCCGGAAGAAGATCTGCCCAAGGTGTTTGATCAGTTTTACAGGGTCGAGAAATCGAGATCCTTAGATTATGGAGGATCTGGTTTGGGATTGCCCATTGTAAAAAGGATCGTTGAGCTTCATAGGGGAAAGGTCGATATTGAAAGCAAACCAGGTGTAAGGACGCGCGTTATTGTTCGACTGCCCGGATATAATGCGAGATAA
- a CDS encoding glycosyltransferase family 39 protein, whose amino-acid sequence MSKVSVIVPTINEVGNIDDLLCRIFALKDKISYDLEILVVDDGSTDGTREHVLKWQEHRPVRLIARDDDKGVAKSVIAGARAATGDILVVMDADLSHPPEAIPDLVKPLLEGTCDMTIASRYIKGGSTPGWPFCRRLASFIATAIARIFVDVCDPMSGFFAVRPQLLRSLDPEKACFKVCMEALIAGGPSLRVIEVPITFKDRASGYSKINLIKMGWSYLCRLTALAGGNMSAKSGIRFGIVGLLAMVLDLFVFSVLIALKFPIGQSHVISFFASTVFNFTCNARWSFAQDNTQRLSFAGFGRFLLLALASLFLRGGVLATLNQLLGWPPLLAVIGGIFAAAVSNCVGNAFFVFPLKPKHKGLRWRAVSVIFLIYAIVLRLFYMGVMELIYEEAYYWNYAQHLDIGYLDHPPMVAWIIALFTSVFGNAEFAVRIGALLSWAVMGTFVFALTRKLYGRGIAFVSLFLVAGLPFFFGIGMLMTPDAPLAACWAGTLYFLAKAFFDKRRSSWWGVGICGGLGLLSKYTIVLLAPASLLFMAIDPMSRQWLKKKEPYLAAILALLIFSPVIVWNAKHGWASFVYQGSGRFNGSFRFCLLQFLGYVAALLTPVGLVAVSGTFLGKKGDRRSRFCMIMALFPSCFFLTFSLFREVRLNWTGPAWICLIPLMAYQIMESDTPSRIINFLRKAWIPTIVVVYLIFGAALHYFVLGLPFAAYPRDLPLLGWSDLARQVEAIEDELELSTGHEPLVLGMDKHKIASELSFYRTKLAGKSRDRGEGVRYTAGPNFFGHESLMFKYWFPKDKGLRAYSDVIVLVGPDPKSLCLDELVEDGWNVGSVKELIVRKNGIPAGWYYYAIARSTSANFIGALK is encoded by the coding sequence TTGTCTAAGGTATCGGTCATCGTTCCCACCATAAATGAGGTCGGAAATATCGATGATCTCCTTTGCCGCATTTTCGCGCTTAAGGATAAGATTTCATACGACCTTGAAATATTGGTAGTAGACGACGGTTCTACCGACGGCACGCGCGAACACGTCCTGAAATGGCAAGAACATCGCCCCGTACGCCTCATTGCCCGCGACGACGACAAAGGCGTGGCCAAATCGGTAATAGCGGGAGCCCGTGCAGCCACCGGTGATATCCTGGTGGTCATGGACGCCGACTTGAGCCATCCGCCAGAGGCCATACCCGACCTGGTCAAGCCCTTATTGGAAGGCACATGCGATATGACCATAGCAAGCCGTTACATAAAGGGAGGATCCACGCCCGGATGGCCCTTCTGCAGGAGGCTGGCGTCCTTTATCGCCACTGCCATAGCAAGGATCTTCGTCGACGTATGTGACCCCATGTCCGGCTTTTTTGCCGTACGTCCCCAACTGCTTCGCTCGCTCGATCCTGAGAAAGCTTGCTTTAAGGTGTGCATGGAGGCGCTCATAGCAGGAGGTCCATCCTTAAGGGTAATTGAGGTTCCCATAACTTTCAAGGACAGGGCAAGCGGATATTCAAAGATCAATCTCATAAAGATGGGATGGTCTTATCTGTGTCGGCTGACTGCCTTAGCCGGAGGCAACATGTCGGCAAAAAGCGGCATTCGCTTTGGGATTGTAGGCCTTCTTGCCATGGTCCTCGATCTTTTTGTATTTTCTGTTCTTATCGCCTTAAAATTTCCCATTGGACAATCTCACGTGATTAGCTTTTTTGCCTCGACTGTATTTAACTTCACGTGCAACGCCAGATGGTCCTTTGCGCAAGACAATACACAAAGGCTTTCTTTCGCCGGCTTCGGACGTTTCCTGCTTTTGGCCTTGGCGTCTCTGTTTTTGCGGGGAGGAGTGCTTGCTACCTTAAATCAATTGTTGGGATGGCCACCCTTATTAGCCGTGATTGGAGGGATCTTTGCTGCCGCCGTCTCAAATTGCGTGGGGAATGCCTTCTTCGTGTTTCCTCTGAAACCTAAACATAAAGGGCTTCGCTGGCGGGCTGTATCTGTCATATTTCTGATTTATGCCATAGTGTTGCGCCTGTTTTATATGGGAGTGATGGAGCTGATTTATGAGGAAGCATACTACTGGAATTACGCTCAGCACCTGGACATAGGCTACCTCGACCACCCTCCCATGGTGGCCTGGATCATAGCCCTTTTTACGTCCGTCTTCGGCAACGCTGAATTTGCCGTAAGGATAGGAGCACTCCTTTCCTGGGCAGTCATGGGGACGTTCGTCTTTGCCCTCACGCGAAAACTCTACGGTAGGGGAATTGCCTTCGTCTCTCTCTTCTTAGTGGCAGGACTCCCCTTTTTCTTTGGGATAGGCATGCTTATGACGCCTGACGCTCCCCTTGCTGCCTGCTGGGCGGGGACGCTTTACTTCTTGGCCAAGGCATTTTTTGACAAACGACGTTCATCCTGGTGGGGCGTCGGCATTTGTGGCGGGCTGGGACTGCTTTCCAAATACACCATCGTCCTTCTGGCACCGGCAAGTTTGTTGTTCATGGCCATAGACCCGATGTCTCGCCAATGGTTAAAGAAAAAGGAGCCGTATTTAGCTGCCATCCTTGCTCTTTTGATCTTTTCGCCTGTCATCGTCTGGAACGCCAAACATGGATGGGCATCTTTCGTCTATCAGGGATCTGGCAGGTTTAACGGTTCCTTTAGGTTCTGTCTGCTCCAATTTCTGGGTTACGTAGCCGCGCTCCTTACGCCTGTCGGTTTGGTCGCTGTTTCTGGCACCTTTTTGGGCAAAAAGGGCGACCGAAGATCTCGGTTTTGCATGATAATGGCGCTCTTTCCTTCATGTTTCTTTTTGACCTTCAGTTTGTTTCGAGAAGTCAGGCTGAACTGGACGGGACCTGCCTGGATTTGCCTAATTCCTTTAATGGCATACCAGATTATGGAAAGTGATACTCCATCTCGAATTATTAATTTTCTAAGAAAGGCCTGGATCCCTACCATCGTAGTTGTCTACCTTATCTTTGGAGCAGCTTTGCACTACTTCGTTTTAGGTCTACCCTTTGCTGCTTACCCCCGTGATCTGCCCTTACTTGGATGGAGCGATCTGGCCAGGCAGGTTGAGGCCATAGAAGACGAGCTTGAGCTGTCTACGGGACACGAGCCCCTGGTGTTGGGCATGGACAAGCACAAGATTGCAAGCGAACTTTCCTTTTACAGGACGAAGTTGGCAGGCAAAAGCCGTGACCGCGGTGAGGGCGTAAGATACACGGCCGGTCCCAACTTCTTCGGGCACGAAAGCCTGATGTTCAAATACTGGTTTCCCAAAGACAAAGGTTTACGTGCTTATAGTGACGTGATTGTGCTGGTCGGTCCGGATCCCAAGAGTCTATGTTTGGATGAATTGGTCGAAGATGGCTGGAACGTAGGAAGCGTAAAAGAGCTGATCGTACGAAAAAACGGC
- a CDS encoding response regulator transcription factor translates to MRVLIADDDTSLLEQLREILASERYTVDTASNGIEAMDKLYDAVFDLVILDVMMPHIDGLSLLEQMRKGGINIPVLMLTAKGDVEDKVKGLNLGADDYLAKPFSIDELLARVRALLRRSEGRHSAILDAKGLRLDTVSRKVTKDGEPIDLTQKEFLILEFLLYNKNRVVSRFSLAEHVWGDAFDPFTMSNFIDVHIKNLRRKLGDAGNDKIIQTVRSVGYMIEDGEQ, encoded by the coding sequence ATGAGGGTTTTGATAGCAGACGACGATACCTCTCTCCTCGAACAACTTCGAGAGATCTTGGCCAGCGAGCGCTACACGGTAGATACTGCAAGCAACGGAATCGAGGCCATGGATAAGCTTTATGATGCCGTCTTCGATTTGGTGATACTGGACGTCATGATGCCCCATATAGATGGGTTGAGTTTGCTTGAGCAAATGCGAAAAGGTGGGATCAATATTCCGGTGTTAATGCTTACGGCAAAGGGGGACGTGGAGGACAAGGTCAAAGGGCTTAATCTCGGAGCTGATGACTATCTGGCAAAACCTTTTTCTATCGACGAATTGCTTGCGCGCGTTCGCGCTTTATTGAGGAGATCCGAAGGCCGGCATAGTGCGATTTTGGATGCCAAAGGACTGAGGTTAGACACGGTAAGCCGTAAGGTCACGAAAGATGGAGAGCCGATAGATCTCACCCAAAAAGAGTTTTTAATCTTAGAATTTTTGCTTTACAACAAAAATAGGGTCGTATCACGTTTCAGTTTGGCTGAACATGTATGGGGGGACGCCTTTGATCCCTTTACCATGTCTAATTTCATAGATGTTCATATTAAAAATTTGCGCCGTAAACTCGGTGATGCCGGGAACGATAAAATCATTCAGACCGTACGCAGCGTTGGTTATATGATCGAAGATGGTGAACAATGA
- the brxF gene encoding BREX-3 system P-loop-containing protein BrxF: protein MLSKIDEVHQLYYRLILLVGPAGSGKTNIMKQISINKSSPLINVNFSLSRRLLDLSERKRILKLPDFISEIIDLTNGDLVLLDNIELLFDVHLKHDPLRLLQGISRNVTVVSTWNGSITSGHLIYASPGHPEYHRYPIESFLVVNMR from the coding sequence ATCCTATCAAAGATTGACGAAGTTCATCAGCTCTATTATCGCTTAATCCTATTAGTAGGTCCCGCAGGTAGTGGCAAGACAAATATTATGAAACAAATTTCTATAAATAAATCCTCCCCGCTTATAAATGTAAACTTTAGCCTATCTCGCCGGTTACTTGATCTCTCCGAACGAAAGCGTATCCTCAAATTACCGGATTTTATTAGTGAAATAATAGATCTAACTAACGGAGATTTAGTTTTGCTTGATAATATAGAGCTTCTCTTTGATGTTCACTTGAAGCATGACCCTCTACGTTTACTTCAAGGGATATCTCGAAATGTCACTGTTGTGTCCACATGGAATGGATCGATTACAAGTGGTCATCTGATTTATGCTAGCCCTGGCCATCCGGAATATCATCGTTATCCTATTGAAAGCTTTCTAGTAGTCAATATGAGATAA
- a CDS encoding trypsin-like peptidase domain-containing protein produces MKRLMALGILIVAIFTGMSAAQEITDWSELTDKALPAIVTVMSAGEEGAENTPLSSGFIISGDGKVVTSFNAIAGKRNLLVRRSDGSFLTVKGFIAADADKGLIILQAEGNNLPFISLGDSDKVKLGEAICVISSMPSAAGQISTGVVSAFRELKSGLKTLQITTPVTKESIGAPVFNKKAEIIGIASFCPLEGGQVVSIAIPSNVAKELLKGAKAEVQPLSGDSFAPFALATAQTELYKTYKEAIQTPQPGEDNLVIALLRIAEAMARAGQTDSALGTFSKAMDFSQKIGDKESQSWAVMEIAKSLARAGQFDKALQVAKGISISPHVDRRSYAMAEIGISMAKAGQLDQGLQVVQEVSDLLYRCYGLVGIAGVMVEAGQRERAKHIADQALQVAKSLKDKDERSGWIGEVARVMAKSGDFDKALQVAKGGDNKYLAWIAEEMAKDGQFDRALQTAKGTKDVRWRESALLNIIKEMAKAGQFDQAIKVSQEIKDPYKRCQGLSCVAAAMAMAGQREPAEQIYTLALQTAQGIKAGYERNFSFSIAAQAFAQAKQFDKALQIAEGIVNENKSEQSGNYVFFLLAEAMASAGQYDQALQAAQRIADASVRSNTLSEVAMTMARAGQFDASLKVAQTIQDPLARLDALAGIINVIKAQKQQ; encoded by the coding sequence ATGAAACGGTTGATGGCCTTGGGGATTTTAATTGTTGCAATCTTTACCGGCATGTCAGCGGCACAGGAGATAACGGATTGGTCAGAGCTTACGGATAAGGCGTTGCCTGCAATCGTAACTGTCATGTCCGCCGGCGAAGAGGGGGCAGAAAACACGCCTCTAAGCTCAGGTTTCATCATAAGCGGAGACGGCAAGGTAGTGACCAGCTTTAATGCTATCGCCGGCAAAAGGAATCTGTTGGTACGACGCAGCGACGGGTCCTTTTTGACCGTTAAAGGCTTTATTGCAGCCGATGCCGACAAGGGTTTGATAATACTTCAGGCAGAGGGGAACAATTTGCCCTTTATATCCCTTGGCGATTCCGATAAGGTCAAGTTGGGAGAGGCAATTTGTGTCATCTCTTCAATGCCGTCTGCGGCAGGCCAGATAAGCACCGGAGTCGTAAGTGCCTTTCGAGAGTTAAAGAGCGGACTTAAAACGTTACAAATCACCACACCCGTTACCAAAGAAAGCATCGGTGCACCGGTCTTTAACAAGAAGGCAGAGATCATAGGTATCGCCTCCTTTTGCCCCCTAGAGGGAGGGCAGGTCGTAAGCATAGCCATTCCTTCTAACGTCGCAAAGGAGCTTTTAAAAGGAGCCAAGGCAGAGGTGCAACCCTTGTCAGGGGATTCCTTTGCGCCCTTTGCGCTTGCCACCGCCCAGACCGAGCTGTATAAGACTTACAAAGAGGCCATCCAAACGCCTCAACCTGGTGAAGACAATCTAGTGATAGCACTTTTGAGGATTGCTGAGGCGATGGCAAGGGCGGGACAGACCGATAGTGCCCTCGGAACTTTCAGCAAAGCTATGGATTTTTCTCAAAAAATTGGCGACAAGGAATCCCAGTCATGGGCGGTAATGGAGATTGCCAAAAGCTTAGCGAGGGCAGGGCAGTTCGACAAGGCCTTGCAGGTTGCCAAAGGAATTTCGATCTCACCTCATGTTGATCGTCGTTCCTATGCAATGGCTGAAATTGGCATATCGATGGCTAAAGCTGGGCAGCTTGACCAAGGGTTACAGGTTGTCCAGGAGGTCAGCGACTTACTCTATCGCTGTTATGGCCTTGTGGGCATCGCTGGAGTCATGGTTGAAGCCGGACAAAGGGAGCGCGCCAAGCATATTGCAGATCAAGCCCTGCAGGTGGCCAAAAGCCTAAAAGATAAAGATGAACGTTCGGGGTGGATCGGCGAAGTTGCCAGAGTCATGGCAAAATCAGGCGATTTTGATAAGGCATTGCAAGTAGCCAAAGGCGGTGATAACAAGTACCTTGCCTGGATTGCCGAGGAAATGGCAAAGGACGGACAGTTCGACAGAGCTCTGCAAACTGCCAAGGGGACCAAGGACGTGCGTTGGCGTGAATCAGCGCTTTTGAACATTATCAAGGAGATGGCGAAAGCAGGGCAATTCGACCAAGCCATAAAGGTTTCCCAGGAAATCAAAGACCCGTACAAACGTTGCCAAGGGCTTTCGTGCGTTGCGGCAGCCATGGCAATGGCCGGACAGCGGGAACCTGCAGAACAAATATATACCCTGGCCTTGCAAACGGCACAGGGCATAAAAGCCGGATATGAACGCAATTTTTCGTTTTCCATTGCTGCTCAGGCCTTTGCACAGGCCAAACAGTTCGACAAGGCCTTACAAATAGCAGAAGGTATCGTTAACGAAAACAAAAGCGAACAATCCGGGAATTATGTGTTTTTCCTCCTTGCAGAAGCGATGGCATCGGCCGGGCAGTACGATCAGGCGCTGCAAGCAGCTCAAAGGATTGCAGACGCCAGCGTTAGGTCAAATACGTTATCCGAGGTAGCAATGACTATGGCCCGGGCAGGACAGTTTGACGCGAGCCTAAAGGTCGCTCAAACGATACAAGACCCTCTGGCTCGCCTCGATGCCTTGGCAGGGATAATAAATGTCATAAAAGCGCAGAAACAACAATAA
- a CDS encoding DUF6079 family protein, whose translation MKYRDLIQFEPIETVIQLRDANEFTKARQLVSTYVISDEMAEKLTNIVFPQLQFDSPSDNKALLIVGNYGTGKSHLMSVISSIAEHETLLSALNNEKVATSAQTIAGKFKVVRREIGSTKMSLRDIVTFYLEDALKDMGITYTFPDASQIPTNKQAFEEMMASFQTVFPDHGLLLVVDELLDYLRTRRDQELISDLSFLREIGEVCKYLRFRFIAGVQEAIFDNPRFANVAEQLSWVKSRFEQIVIFRKDIKFVVAERLLKKTAEQQVRIRSYLTPFAKFYGRMNERMDEFVRLFPIHPDYIDVFEQIRIIEKRQILKTLSYTIKNLIAEEVPTDRPGIIAYDSYWATIKSDPSFRAIPDVREVIDVSQTLESRVEQAFTRPQYRPLAIKIIHALSVHRLTTGDIYAPLGATAEELRDTLCLYQPGIEELGGEPADDLLTHIKMILNEIKKTVSGQFISFNKDNNQWYLDLKKSEDYDAIIERRSESIDDNALDRGYYDALKNLMEKTDNPTYVTGYKIWEHELLWPERNVARKGYLFFGAPNERSTAVPPRDFYIYFIQPFDPPYFKDEKKADEIFFRLTNVDENFKVMLARYAAALDLASISSGNAVNIYKSKALGFWKEIVMWLQKNAINVFSVVYRGSTKSFDEALRYVSNASSELGARAHQVAHYLQTPDTSSFGFRDLVNVVAGTMLSAHFLDQAPEYPRFSVPITSQNRERAVQDALRAIAGQRTKQATAVLDALELLDGERLDPAKSRYAKHILDILGKKGHGQVVNRSELIQSFNDVEYFALDKGYRLEPEWVVVLLAALVYSGDIVLSIPGRKFDATALSELAAEPISELVNFKHIERPKEWNLPALGALFELLDLTPGMVRLIALGKDDPVVEMQKKVNEYLERIVLAQQTLRQGITFWGEYILDESAQREYSSALEQMKSFLESLRAFNTSGKLKNFHYDEVQEIKRYEDNLKSLLQVEFLRDLLNDLKDIVSYLSNAEKLMPKDHEWNKKAREIRAQTITSIKSKWMDAVGDRLNCGSGDLLPKLWRDLTNLKESYINAYLDMHTKARLGVNEDRRKKELMNNDERLKALRDLASIDLMPQSQLIELEGRLISLKSCFKLTEHDLVVKPECPYCSFRPAVETPLRSAAIELESLDERLDNLFNEWTVTLLTNLEDPTVQNNLDLLKPEDRKQIEKFMEERRLPDVLGKDFIRAIQEVLSGLVKIEVKIEDLHQALLAGGSPVTLDEMKKRFEAYLTELARGKEPNKVRIVLE comes from the coding sequence ATGAAATATAGAGACCTAATTCAATTTGAGCCCATCGAAACTGTGATTCAGTTGCGTGATGCCAACGAATTTACGAAGGCCCGGCAATTAGTCAGTACGTACGTCATATCAGATGAGATGGCAGAAAAGCTTACGAACATTGTGTTTCCCCAACTACAATTCGATAGCCCTTCGGATAACAAAGCTTTGTTGATTGTAGGCAATTACGGTACTGGCAAATCTCATTTGATGTCAGTAATATCCAGTATTGCCGAGCATGAAACCCTTCTTTCTGCTTTAAACAACGAAAAAGTTGCGACATCGGCGCAAACCATAGCCGGTAAATTCAAAGTGGTTCGCAGAGAGATAGGATCGACCAAGATGTCTTTGCGAGATATTGTCACATTCTATTTAGAGGACGCTCTAAAGGATATGGGCATTACATATACATTCCCAGATGCTAGCCAAATACCAACCAACAAACAAGCTTTCGAGGAAATGATGGCTTCGTTCCAAACGGTGTTTCCGGACCATGGCCTTCTTTTAGTTGTAGATGAGCTTTTAGATTATTTACGTACCAGAAGGGACCAAGAATTGATTTCAGATCTGAGCTTTTTACGCGAAATTGGCGAGGTATGCAAATATTTGCGTTTTCGTTTTATAGCTGGCGTGCAGGAAGCAATTTTTGATAACCCTCGTTTCGCTAATGTGGCTGAACAACTTAGTTGGGTAAAGAGTCGTTTTGAACAAATAGTCATATTTCGAAAGGATATTAAGTTTGTCGTGGCTGAACGATTACTTAAAAAAACGGCAGAACAGCAGGTACGGATACGCAGTTATCTTACACCTTTCGCAAAATTTTATGGCCGCATGAACGAGCGGATGGATGAATTCGTGCGCCTTTTCCCTATTCATCCGGATTATATAGATGTATTTGAACAAATTAGGATAATAGAGAAGCGGCAAATCCTTAAGACTTTGTCTTATACCATAAAGAATCTTATTGCAGAAGAAGTACCTACGGACCGACCGGGAATTATAGCGTACGACAGCTATTGGGCTACCATTAAAAGCGATCCGTCCTTTCGTGCTATACCAGATGTTAGGGAAGTTATCGATGTTAGTCAAACTTTGGAGTCCAGGGTAGAACAGGCCTTCACGCGCCCACAATATAGACCATTGGCCATTAAGATAATCCACGCTCTTTCCGTTCATCGACTAACGACTGGCGACATTTACGCACCTTTGGGTGCCACCGCCGAGGAACTGCGCGATACGCTTTGCCTCTATCAGCCAGGTATAGAAGAACTAGGAGGAGAGCCAGCGGACGACTTATTAACTCACATTAAAATGATACTTAACGAAATTAAAAAGACTGTCAGCGGTCAGTTCATCTCATTTAACAAAGATAACAATCAATGGTATCTCGACCTTAAGAAATCAGAGGACTACGATGCGATCATTGAAAGGAGATCTGAGAGCATAGATGATAATGCTTTGGATCGGGGCTACTACGATGCCCTTAAGAACTTGATGGAGAAGACAGACAATCCTACCTACGTGACTGGGTATAAAATATGGGAACATGAGCTGTTGTGGCCCGAGCGAAATGTCGCGAGGAAGGGTTATCTTTTCTTTGGAGCTCCCAATGAACGCTCGACTGCTGTGCCGCCGCGTGATTTTTACATTTACTTCATTCAACCATTTGATCCGCCATACTTTAAAGACGAAAAGAAGGCAGACGAAATATTTTTCCGTTTGACTAACGTGGATGAAAACTTTAAGGTAATGTTAGCTAGATATGCTGCAGCTTTGGATCTGGCCTCCATATCCAGCGGCAATGCCGTAAATATCTATAAATCCAAGGCCTTAGGATTTTGGAAAGAGATTGTCATGTGGCTACAAAAAAATGCCATCAATGTCTTCAGCGTAGTTTACCGCGGTAGTACCAAAAGCTTTGATGAGGCATTACGCTATGTCTCCAATGCCTCAAGCGAATTAGGGGCGAGAGCTCACCAGGTTGCACATTATTTGCAAACGCCTGATACCTCCAGTTTTGGCTTTCGCGACTTGGTTAATGTCGTTGCTGGCACTATGTTATCTGCGCATTTTCTAGATCAAGCCCCAGAGTATCCAAGATTTAGCGTACCGATCACAAGTCAAAACCGAGAACGGGCGGTACAAGACGCTCTGCGCGCGATAGCTGGGCAACGCACCAAGCAAGCAACTGCGGTGCTAGATGCCCTAGAGTTGTTAGATGGCGAAAGGCTTGATCCGGCCAAATCCAGATATGCAAAGCACATCTTGGATATCCTTGGTAAAAAAGGCCATGGCCAGGTGGTAAACCGTTCAGAGCTTATCCAGAGTTTTAACGATGTGGAGTATTTTGCCCTGGATAAAGGTTATCGCTTAGAACCCGAATGGGTCGTAGTGCTTTTGGCCGCTTTGGTTTACTCCGGAGATATTGTCCTTTCGATCCCCGGCAGGAAATTTGATGCGACAGCTTTGTCCGAATTGGCCGCTGAACCAATAAGCGAACTGGTCAATTTTAAACACATAGAAAGACCAAAGGAGTGGAACTTGCCGGCCCTTGGAGCCTTATTTGAATTGCTAGATCTGACGCCGGGCATGGTTCGACTCATCGCTCTGGGCAAAGATGATCCGGTTGTCGAAATGCAAAAAAAGGTAAACGAGTATTTGGAGCGGATTGTTTTAGCCCAACAAACATTACGTCAAGGCATTACCTTTTGGGGTGAATATATTTTAGACGAATCGGCACAACGGGAATACTCCTCGGCACTTGAACAAATGAAAAGTTTTTTGGAAAGCTTACGAGCTTTTAATACGTCTGGCAAGCTCAAAAACTTTCATTACGACGAAGTGCAAGAAATTAAACGTTACGAGGATAATTTAAAATCTCTTTTGCAGGTCGAATTTTTGCGGGATTTACTAAACGATCTGAAAGATATAGTTTCATATCTATCTAATGCCGAAAAGCTTATGCCAAAGGACCACGAATGGAACAAGAAGGCAAGAGAAATTCGAGCCCAAACAATAACTTCGATTAAGAGTAAATGGATGGATGCAGTAGGCGATAGGCTGAATTGTGGGAGTGGTGATTTATTGCCAAAGCTATGGCGAGATTTGACCAACCTTAAAGAATCCTACATCAATGCTTATCTAGATATGCACACCAAGGCTAGATTGGGCGTGAACGAGGACAGAAGAAAAAAAGAGCTGATGAATAATGACGAGCGGTTAAAAGCACTACGTGACTTAGCCAGCATAGATCTCATGCCACAATCTCAACTGATAGAGCTTGAAGGACGTTTGATCAGCTTAAAAAGCTGCTTTAAGCTTACCGAACATGATCTTGTCGTAAAGCCGGAATGTCCATATTGTTCCTTCCGGCCGGCGGTAGAGACGCCCCTCAGATCTGCAGCTATTGAGCTTGAATCCCTAGATGAGAGACTAGATAATTTGTTTAACGAATGGACTGTTACGTTGCTAACCAACCTAGAAGACCCAACAGTTCAGAATAACCTCGATTTGCTGAAACCGGAGGATCGAAAACAAATTGAGAAATTTATGGAAGAAAGACGATTGCCCGACGTGCTGGGCAAGGATTTTATTCGCGCCATACAGGAAGTTTTGTCAGGTCTTGTGAAAATCGAAGTCAAGATAGAAGATTTGCACCAAGCCCTCCTTGCAGGCGGTTCGCCGGTGACGTTGGATGAAATGAAGAAACGTTTTGAAGCCTATTTGACAGAGCTCGCCAGGGGTAAAGAGCCCAACAAGGTTAGGATAGTATTAGAGTAA